From the genome of Burkholderia pyrrocinia:
CGCCGCAGTGTTCGCTACGTCACGCTATCCCCGCAATGCGCCGTCCGGCCGGGCCCGGCGGCCCCGATTCCGCTAAAATCGGGCCATGCGCACCACTTCCCAACCGACCGCCTTGTCGCCTTTCGTCCGCCGCGCCCGTCACACCCGCGTCGCGCCGCGCCCGCCCGTTTCGTTCCGGAAGGCCGCCCGATGAGCCGCGCCAACCCGCCGGATTTCGACGCGGCCGCCTTCCGCCAGGCGCTCGGCCAGTTCGCGACGGGCGTGACGGTGATCACGACGCGCGCGCCGTCCGGGCAACTGATCGGCATCACCGCCAGCTCGTTCAACTCGGTATCGCTCGATCCGCCGCTCGTGCTGTGGAGCCTCGCGCACAAATCGGCGTCGACGCCGGTGTTTCGCGGCAACAGTCATTACGTGGTAAACGTGCTTGCGGCGTCGCAGCTCGACCTGTGCAAGCGCTTCTCGACCTACAAGGGCGACCGCTTCGAAGGGATCGCGCACGTGGCCGGCAACTCGGGGATGCCGGTGCTCGACGGCGCGCTCGCGTGGTTCGAATGCCATAACCGCAGCCGCTATGACGAAGGCGACCACGTGATCTTCGTCGGCGAAGTGGAACGCTGCGGCGTGCGCGCCGCATCGGACGAGACGCCGCCGCTCGTGTTCCACGGCGGCGGCTTCCACGGCCTTACACCGCTTTGATCGCGCCCGTGCGCGCCAGCCCGACCGGCGCGCCGGCTTCGTCCTTCAGCGTCTGCAGCACGATGTTCGAACGGATGTCCATCACGCCCGGCGCCTTGTAGAGCCGGTTCAGCACGAAATCCGAATAGTGCTTGAGGTTGTGCGCGAGCACGCGCAGCAGATAGTGGCTCTCGCCCGTCACGACGAATGCGCCGACCACCTCCGGCCATTCGCGCAGCGCTTCCGCGAAGCGCTCGTGCCATTGATTCTCTTCGTTGCGCATCGACACCTGCACGAACGCCTCGAGCTCGAAGCCGAGCTTCTCGCGGCTCAGGCACGCGCGATAGTGCTCGATCACGCCCTGCTCCTCGAGCAGGCGCATGCGGCGCAGGCAGG
Proteins encoded in this window:
- a CDS encoding flavin reductase family protein, with protein sequence MSRANPPDFDAAAFRQALGQFATGVTVITTRAPSGQLIGITASSFNSVSLDPPLVLWSLAHKSASTPVFRGNSHYVVNVLAASQLDLCKRFSTYKGDRFEGIAHVAGNSGMPVLDGALAWFECHNRSRYDEGDHVIFVGEVERCGVRAASDETPPLVFHGGGFHGLTPL
- a CDS encoding Lrp/AsnC family transcriptional regulator — its product is MHAITLDATDCRILAVLQEEGRISNLDLAERISLSPSACLRRMRLLEEQGVIEHYRACLSREKLGFELEAFVQVSMRNEENQWHERFAEALREWPEVVGAFVVTGESHYLLRVLAHNLKHYSDFVLNRLYKAPGVMDIRSNIVLQTLKDEAGAPVGLARTGAIKAV